A DNA window from Methylobacterium sp. NMS14P contains the following coding sequences:
- a CDS encoding (5-formylfuran-3-yl)methyl phosphate synthase: MPASPIPQHPVPRLLVSVRDPAEAEAARLAGADLIDAKDPERGALGALDEDVVREIVARVSGGAATSAVADPAAESVAALARTGVDWVKVGLAPAELRDGAALAERVAAAPGRLIAVLFAEHGPAAPHVPALAAAGFAGAMIDTAGKIGARLPDLAAPSDLSAFTAACRAHGLMSGLAGSLRVIDIPGLCAHRPDYLGFRGGLCRDFDRRNGIDPLRVAEALRALRPSRQDAA, encoded by the coding sequence GTGCCCGCGTCCCCCATTCCGCAACACCCCGTGCCCCGGCTCCTCGTCAGCGTCCGCGACCCGGCCGAGGCCGAGGCCGCCCGCCTCGCGGGCGCCGACCTGATCGACGCCAAGGATCCGGAGCGCGGGGCGCTCGGCGCCCTGGATGAGGACGTCGTCCGGGAGATCGTCGCCCGCGTGTCCGGCGGTGCCGCGACGAGCGCGGTGGCCGATCCGGCGGCCGAGTCCGTCGCCGCCCTGGCGCGGACCGGCGTCGACTGGGTGAAGGTCGGCCTCGCTCCGGCCGAGCTCCGGGACGGGGCGGCCCTGGCGGAGCGCGTCGCGGCGGCGCCGGGCCGGCTCATCGCCGTGCTGTTCGCCGAGCACGGGCCGGCGGCCCCGCACGTGCCCGCCCTGGCAGCGGCCGGCTTCGCCGGCGCCATGATCGACACCGCCGGGAAGATCGGCGCCCGCCTGCCGGACCTCGCCGCGCCCTCCGATCTCTCGGCCTTCACCGCCGCCTGCCGGGCTCACGGCCTGATGAGCGGCCTCGCCGGGTCGCTGCGGGTCATCGACATTCCGGGGCTCTGCGCGCACCGGCCGGACTACCTCGGTTTTCGCGGCGGCCTGTGCCGGGATTTCGACCGGCGCAACGGCATCGACCCCCTGCGCGTGGCCGAGGCGCTGCGCGCCCTGCGGCCGAGCCGGCAGGACGCGGCGTGA
- a CDS encoding DUF3280 domain-containing protein, whose amino-acid sequence MRHTSLRAALACSVVALWAALPGAASAGEKAAVFPVELFDPGASYGTRTRPVDARKLTLVTDELRNALRDKAGLEIVDTAPKADVVAKEGPLYKCNGCAADIAKSLGADLVVTGYVEKGSGQIFNLSVSIAEADTGKVVRGGQVTIRADTDDTWAHAMRWVVKNRLLAEPLPGKS is encoded by the coding sequence ATGCGCCACACGTCTCTTCGCGCCGCGCTCGCCTGCAGCGTCGTCGCCCTGTGGGCCGCCCTGCCCGGCGCGGCGAGCGCCGGCGAGAAGGCCGCCGTGTTCCCGGTCGAACTGTTCGATCCCGGCGCTTCTTACGGAACCCGGACACGGCCGGTGGACGCCCGGAAACTCACCCTCGTCACCGATGAGCTGCGCAACGCCCTGCGCGACAAGGCCGGGCTGGAGATCGTCGACACCGCGCCCAAGGCCGACGTCGTGGCCAAGGAGGGTCCGCTCTACAAATGCAACGGGTGCGCGGCGGACATCGCCAAGAGCCTGGGTGCGGACCTCGTCGTGACCGGTTATGTGGAGAAGGGGTCCGGTCAGATCTTCAACCTGAGCGTCTCGATCGCCGAGGCCGATACCGGCAAGGTGGTGCGCGGCGGGCAGGTGACGATCCGGGCCGACACCGACGATACCTGGGCGCACGCGATGCGTTGGGTGGTGAAGAACCGCCTGCTCGCCGAGCCGCTGCCCGGGAAGTCGTGA
- a CDS encoding amino acid kinase family protein, with the protein MTTVIKIGGSLEADPHRRRALLEAIGDGAHGRCLVVPGGGAFADAVRAAQARERFGDAEAHRRALDAMSDAAGIFRGIEPRLVQSLEPWAETAPARIRVWNPRALRAGHPDIPETWDVTSDSLAVWLAARVRAERCVLVKSVDAPQGLDPAALARDGIVDAAFPGFAAGFEEPIEIWGPRRRVAVETRAAA; encoded by the coding sequence GTGACCACCGTCATCAAGATCGGCGGCAGCCTCGAGGCGGATCCGCATCGCCGCCGCGCGCTGCTGGAGGCGATCGGCGACGGCGCGCACGGTCGCTGCCTCGTGGTGCCGGGCGGCGGCGCCTTCGCGGACGCTGTCCGGGCCGCGCAGGCGCGGGAGCGCTTCGGCGACGCCGAGGCCCATCGCCGAGCGCTCGACGCCATGAGCGACGCGGCCGGCATCTTCCGCGGGATCGAGCCGCGGCTGGTGCAGAGCCTGGAGCCCTGGGCGGAGACCGCGCCCGCGCGGATCCGGGTATGGAACCCGCGCGCCCTCCGGGCCGGCCACCCGGACATCCCCGAGACGTGGGACGTCACCTCGGACAGCCTCGCCGTCTGGCTCGCCGCGCGGGTTCGGGCGGAGCGCTGCGTCCTGGTGAAATCCGTCGACGCGCCGCAGGGCCTGGATCCCGCCGCGCTGGCGCGGGACGGGATCGTGGACGCGGCCTTCCCGGGCTTCGCGGCCGGTTTCGAGGAGCCGATCGAGATCTGGGGACCGCGCCGCCGCGTCGCGGTCGAGACGAGGGCCGCCGCGTGA